In Amaranthus tricolor cultivar Red isolate AtriRed21 chromosome 3, ASM2621246v1, whole genome shotgun sequence, a single window of DNA contains:
- the LOC130808768 gene encoding uncharacterized protein LOC130808768 isoform X1: protein MDELGWKIPDFMFVTKRSLSDACKSVAKQLDDVFLSLRISVVRGTVSELTVDLQTVNHKIRTLETRMGRIKEKQDETKEGVARLLLSTLDLENKFADLIQDSSSSASRPSIGHQKLASTSRTTSLPLALEASFPSTSNGSYEVKKLRRSTTTRSGQKEYQVTSAAVDNNNNLRVLNSNHITEITEKPPGPVLPEVDDIKSHFELRCRIIGRIPFPMSNGP from the exons ATGGATGAATTG GGTTGGAAAATTCCCGACTTCATGTTTGTGACCAAGCGCAGCTTATCAGATGCCTGCAAGTCTGTTGCAAAGCAGCTTGATGATGTTTTTCTCTCACTCAGG ATATCTGTAGTACGTGGAACGGTTTCAGAGTTAACTGTGGATCTCCAAACAGTCAATCATAAAATCCGGACTCTG GAAACACGAATGGGAAGAATTAAAGAGAAACAG GATGAGACAAAGGAAGGAGTTGCAAGATTATTACTTAGTACACTggatttagaaaataaatttgcaGATCTTATTCAG GATTCATCTTCTAGTGCTTCCAGGCCATCTATTGGACATCAGAAACTTGCATCTACATCAAGG ACTACGTCTCTGCCTTTAGCCTTGGAGGCTTCGTTTCCTTCAACATCTAATGGATCTTACGAG GTTAAAAAACTTCGGAGGAGTACTACCACACGCTCGGGCCAGAAG GAGTATCAAGTGACTTCTGCAGCAgtagataacaataataatctacGGGTTTTGAATAGCAATCACATTACAGAAATCACGGAAAAGCCTCCCGGTCCAGTGTTGCCTGAG GTTGATGATATAAAATCACATTTTGAGCTGCGGTGTCGTATCATTGGCCGAATTCCCTTTCCGATGAGTAATGGTCCGTAA
- the LOC130808725 gene encoding probable DNA primase large subunit has protein sequence MEIAPQRKVSSDDVGVASTLPVYRSPPELEIRLEDFELFAIDRLRVLKGISDALSRGKKPDEIEKLVEVLWKTHKEHLQPSEAINKDIISHFVLRLVYCRTEELRKWFLSMETTLFRYRFKHESVESQRALLAEFDLPYKAVSNAEFESVKEKLSQVARSLRPHLPSSTTDVVFYKVPFEEVPELVAGRRVYVHKGYAYVAMNQVVSLVVTQFRSNLSKALILTNRKWASTICDKEKNRLTPIVETLATSYLGPDYSEPKEFAEISLKDLDQVANNSFPLCMRHLFEKLREDHHLKHGGRMQLGLFLKGVGLKLDDALAFWKSEFSKKVGPERFDKEYAYSIRHNYGKEGKRVDYTPYSCQKIISCTPGVGDHHGCPYRHFSEENLRAALNKMGVSSRYMTDVMDKVRNRHYQLACTLTFEAIHGSPCDSGINHPNQYFSDSQKILQAKVEI, from the exons ATGGAAATAGCACCTCAGAGAAAAGTTTCTTCCGACGATGTCGGCGTTGCTTCCACTCTTCCTGTCTACCGTTCTCCTCCTGAACTTGAAATCCGCCTCGAAGACTTCGAACTCTTTGCCATTGATCGTCTCCGAG tgcTTAAAGGAATTTCCGATGCTCTTTCTCGGGGAAAGAAGCCTGATGAAATCGAAAAATTG GTGGAAGTTTTGTGGAAAACACACAAGGAACATCTACAACCTTCGGAGGCTATTAACAAGGACATCATCTCTCATTTTGTCCTTCGTCTTGTTTATTGCAGAAC GGAAGAATTAAGAAAGTGGTTTTTATCAATGGAAACAACTCTTTTTCGCTACCGTTTTAAGCATGAGAGCGTCGAGAGCCAG AGGGCTCTGCTAGCAGAGTTTGATCTCCCTTACAAAGCAGTTAGCAACGCAGAATTCGAG AGTGTGAAGGAGAAGTTATCACAAGTTGCACGATCCCTTAGACCGCATTTGCCAAGCTCTACGA CTGATGTCGTATTCTACAAG GTACCATTTGAAGAGGTTCCTGAACTTGTTGCTGGGCGCAGAGTATATGTTCATAAAGGATATGCATATGTTGCAATGAACCAG GTTGTTTCACTTGTTGTCACACAATTTCGTAGCAATCTATCGAAAGCTCTGATACTTACAAATCG AAAATGGGCTTCTACAATTTGTGACAAGGAAAAGAATAGGCTGACTCCG ATTGTTGAAACTCTGGCCACTAGCTACCTTGGTCCTGACTATTCTGAG CCGAAAGAGTTTGCAGAGATATCACTGAAAGACCTTGATCAAGTAGCTAATAACTCATTTCCACTCTGCATGCGCCATCTATTTGAAAAG CTGAGGGAAGATCATCACCTCAAACATGGAGGTAGGATGCAATTAGGATTATTTCTCAAG GGTGTAGGATTAAAGTTGGATGATGCTCTTGCATTTTGGAAATCTGAGTTCTCCAAGAAG GTTGGCCCTGAGAGATTTGACAAAGAATATGCTTACAGCATACGCCATAATTATGGAAAAGAAGGCAAGAGAGTG GACTATACACCTTATTCTTGTCAAAAGATTATCTCATGTACACCTGGTGTTGGGGATCATCATGGTTGTCCCTATCGTCATTTCAG TGAGGAAAACCTTAGGGCTGCTCTTAATAAGATGGGAGTGAGTAGTAGGTATATGACTGATGTGATGGATAAAGTTCGAAATAGACACTATCAG CTGGCATGCACCTTGACATTTGAAGCTATTCATGGTTCTCCATGTGATTCTGGAATCAATCATCCAAACCAATACTTCAGTGATAGTCAAAAGATTCTGCAAGCAAAG GTGGAAATATGA
- the LOC130808768 gene encoding uncharacterized protein LOC130808768 isoform X2, giving the protein MFVTKRSLSDACKSVAKQLDDVFLSLRISVVRGTVSELTVDLQTVNHKIRTLETRMGRIKEKQDETKEGVARLLLSTLDLENKFADLIQDSSSSASRPSIGHQKLASTSRTTSLPLALEASFPSTSNGSYEVKKLRRSTTTRSGQKEYQVTSAAVDNNNNLRVLNSNHITEITEKPPGPVLPEVDDIKSHFELRCRIIGRIPFPMSNGP; this is encoded by the exons ATGTTTGTGACCAAGCGCAGCTTATCAGATGCCTGCAAGTCTGTTGCAAAGCAGCTTGATGATGTTTTTCTCTCACTCAGG ATATCTGTAGTACGTGGAACGGTTTCAGAGTTAACTGTGGATCTCCAAACAGTCAATCATAAAATCCGGACTCTG GAAACACGAATGGGAAGAATTAAAGAGAAACAG GATGAGACAAAGGAAGGAGTTGCAAGATTATTACTTAGTACACTggatttagaaaataaatttgcaGATCTTATTCAG GATTCATCTTCTAGTGCTTCCAGGCCATCTATTGGACATCAGAAACTTGCATCTACATCAAGG ACTACGTCTCTGCCTTTAGCCTTGGAGGCTTCGTTTCCTTCAACATCTAATGGATCTTACGAG GTTAAAAAACTTCGGAGGAGTACTACCACACGCTCGGGCCAGAAG GAGTATCAAGTGACTTCTGCAGCAgtagataacaataataatctacGGGTTTTGAATAGCAATCACATTACAGAAATCACGGAAAAGCCTCCCGGTCCAGTGTTGCCTGAG GTTGATGATATAAAATCACATTTTGAGCTGCGGTGTCGTATCATTGGCCGAATTCCCTTTCCGATGAGTAATGGTCCGTAA